A window of the Henckelia pumila isolate YLH828 chromosome 3, ASM3356847v2, whole genome shotgun sequence genome harbors these coding sequences:
- the LOC140887812 gene encoding triosephosphate isomerase, cytosolic isoform X1, which translates to MGRKFIVGGNWKCNGSTEEVKKIVSTLNAAEVPSEDVVEVVVSPPFVFLPVVKSLLRPDFHVAAQNCWVKKGGAYTGEVSAEMLVNLNIPWVILGHSERRALLAESNEFVGSKVAYALGQGLKVIACIGETLEQREAGSTLDVVAAQTKAIAEQIADWTNVVLAYEPVWAIGTGKVATPDQAQEVHCELRKWLQANVSSEVAASTRIMYGGSVNGGNCKELAAKPDVDGFLVGGASLKPEFIDIIKSAEAKKGAQV; encoded by the exons AATGGTTCTACCGAAGAAGTGAAGAAGATTGTTTCAACGCTAAATGCTGCTGAAGTGCCATCTGAAGATGTTGTGG AGGTGGTTGTAAGCCCTCCCTTTGTGTTTCTTCCTGTCGTAAAAAGTCTCCTTCGACCTGATTTTCACGTCGCTGCTCAGAACTGCTGGGTTAAGAAAGGGGGTGCTTACACTGGCGAGGTTAG TGCCGAGATGCTCGTCAATCTGAACATACCGTGGGTAATTCTTGGTCACTCTGAAAGGAGAGCTTTGTTGGCAGAATCGAATGAG TTTGTTGGAAGTAAAGTTGCGTATGCACTTGGTCAAGGTTTGAAGGTAATTGCTTGCATTGGCGAGACTCTTGAACAGAGAGAAGCAGGATCAACTCTTGATGTTGTTGCTGCGCAGACGAAGGCTATTGCAG AACAAATAGCTGATTGGACTAATGTCGTCTTGGCTTATGAACCTGTTTGGGCTATCGGAACTGGGAAGGTTGCCACTCCTGACCAGGCTCAGGAA GTACATTGTGAATTGAGAAAATGGCTTCAAGCAAATGTTAGCTCTGAGGTTGCAGCTTCGACCAGGATTATGTATGGAG GTTCTGTAaatggtggcaactgtaaggaaTTGGCTGCGAAACCTGATGTTGATGGTTTTCTAGTTGGTGGCGCTTCACTTAAG CCGGAGTTCATCGACATCATCAAGTCTGCTGAGGCGAAGAAAGGTGCTCAAGTCTAG
- the LOC140887812 gene encoding triosephosphate isomerase, cytosolic isoform X2, with amino-acid sequence MQVVVSPPFVFLPVVKSLLRPDFHVAAQNCWVKKGGAYTGEVSAEMLVNLNIPWVILGHSERRALLAESNEFVGSKVAYALGQGLKVIACIGETLEQREAGSTLDVVAAQTKAIAEQIADWTNVVLAYEPVWAIGTGKVATPDQAQEVHCELRKWLQANVSSEVAASTRIMYGGSVNGGNCKELAAKPDVDGFLVGGASLKPEFIDIIKSAEAKKGAQV; translated from the exons AGGTGGTTGTAAGCCCTCCCTTTGTGTTTCTTCCTGTCGTAAAAAGTCTCCTTCGACCTGATTTTCACGTCGCTGCTCAGAACTGCTGGGTTAAGAAAGGGGGTGCTTACACTGGCGAGGTTAG TGCCGAGATGCTCGTCAATCTGAACATACCGTGGGTAATTCTTGGTCACTCTGAAAGGAGAGCTTTGTTGGCAGAATCGAATGAG TTTGTTGGAAGTAAAGTTGCGTATGCACTTGGTCAAGGTTTGAAGGTAATTGCTTGCATTGGCGAGACTCTTGAACAGAGAGAAGCAGGATCAACTCTTGATGTTGTTGCTGCGCAGACGAAGGCTATTGCAG AACAAATAGCTGATTGGACTAATGTCGTCTTGGCTTATGAACCTGTTTGGGCTATCGGAACTGGGAAGGTTGCCACTCCTGACCAGGCTCAGGAA GTACATTGTGAATTGAGAAAATGGCTTCAAGCAAATGTTAGCTCTGAGGTTGCAGCTTCGACCAGGATTATGTATGGAG GTTCTGTAaatggtggcaactgtaaggaaTTGGCTGCGAAACCTGATGTTGATGGTTTTCTAGTTGGTGGCGCTTCACTTAAG CCGGAGTTCATCGACATCATCAAGTCTGCTGAGGCGAAGAAAGGTGCTCAAGTCTAG